The following proteins are co-located in the Candidatus Nitrotoga sp. AM1P genome:
- the hemF gene encoding oxygen-dependent coproporphyrinogen oxidase translates to MDSAAVKKFLFELQDTIVTRLEQVDGNKFRRDSWERPAGGGGRSCILEEGNVLERGGVAFSHVTGDKMPPSATAHRPELAGCTWEAMGVSLVFHPRNPYAPTVHMNVRMFMAKKNDGEIAFWFGGGMDLTPYYGFEEDAVHFHQTCQNALAPFGNHLFPKYKKWCDEYFFIKHRNEPRGVGGIFFDDLSEPDFATAFAIQQSVGNHLISAYVPILERRRDTPYGERERDFQLYRRGRYVEFNLVIDRGTIFGLQSNGRIESILLSMPPLVKWRYDWHPEKGSHEAELYEKFLVPKNWV, encoded by the coding sequence ATGGATAGTGCCGCGGTCAAAAAATTCTTGTTCGAGTTGCAAGACACGATTGTGACTCGTTTGGAACAGGTGGACGGCAATAAATTTCGACGTGACAGTTGGGAGCGCCCGGCAGGTGGTGGCGGCCGAAGCTGCATCCTCGAAGAAGGAAATGTTCTGGAACGCGGCGGGGTTGCTTTCTCTCATGTAACGGGCGACAAGATGCCGCCTTCCGCTACGGCACATCGTCCGGAGTTGGCAGGGTGTACATGGGAGGCGATGGGCGTGTCATTGGTATTCCACCCGCGTAACCCTTATGCACCCACCGTGCATATGAATGTGCGCATGTTCATGGCGAAAAAAAATGATGGTGAAATCGCATTCTGGTTTGGCGGTGGAATGGATTTGACCCCCTATTATGGTTTTGAGGAAGATGCCGTACATTTCCATCAGACTTGCCAAAACGCGCTGGCGCCATTTGGCAATCATCTCTTTCCAAAATATAAAAAGTGGTGCGATGAATATTTCTTTATCAAGCATCGCAATGAACCGCGTGGCGTGGGCGGTATCTTCTTCGACGACTTGAGCGAACCGGATTTTGCTACTGCTTTTGCCATTCAACAAAGCGTTGGAAATCACTTGATTTCCGCCTATGTGCCTATCCTTGAACGCCGCAGAGACACGCCCTACGGTGAGCGTGAACGTGACTTCCAGCTTTATCGGCGCGGACGTTATGTCGAATTCAATCTGGTCATAGACCGTGGCACTATCTTCGGGCTGCAAAGCAATGGGCGTATCGAATCTATTCTGCTATCCATGCCACCACTAGTGAAGTGGCGCTATGACTGGCACCCGGAGAAGGGCTCGCATGAGGCGGAATTGTATGAAAAATTTTTAGTGCCCAAGAATTGGGTGTAA
- a CDS encoding UbiH/UbiF family hydroxylase yields MTFDVLIIGGGLVGASLAAALKSSGLNMALVETQPTVLSNEGWDNRIYAVSPGGAAFLTQCDAWQQLDMNRVQPVETMRVFGDEDMELDFSAYQLGVPELAFILENRLLQQVLWRGLQEQDNLTLFHPAHCASLVWHDDAAYLQLEDGRTLKAKLVIGADGGNSWVRQQAGIVAPPTLYNQHGVVANFAVEKLHRATAFQWFQPDGILALLPLPQQMVSMVWSVSPEKSQILLQLSHEELCAQVAAASHHTLGALQLVTSPAAFPLRLLNLPQIIKPRLALVGDAAHNIHPLAGQGVNLGFRDARQLAQVLLQRGAQQDCGNIHLLRRYERARKEDVLSMVLTTDVLKKLFNNSNPLLRAVRNAGLAATNRIAPLKKMLARHALN; encoded by the coding sequence ATGACATTTGACGTTTTGATTATAGGCGGCGGTCTGGTTGGTGCCAGTCTGGCCGCAGCGCTCAAATCCAGCGGACTGAACATGGCTCTGGTGGAAACCCAACCCACCGTCCTTTCCAACGAGGGCTGGGACAACCGGATTTATGCTGTCAGCCCCGGCGGAGCTGCCTTTCTTACGCAATGCGATGCGTGGCAACAACTGGATATGAACCGTGTGCAGCCGGTGGAAACCATGCGCGTATTTGGCGATGAGGACATGGAGCTTGATTTCAGTGCTTATCAACTGGGCGTGCCGGAGTTGGCGTTCATCCTGGAAAATCGTCTGCTGCAGCAGGTGCTGTGGCGAGGATTACAAGAGCAGGACAATTTAACCCTGTTTCACCCGGCGCACTGTGCCAGCCTGGTCTGGCATGATGATGCCGCGTACCTGCAATTGGAAGATGGGCGGACGCTCAAGGCAAAACTGGTGATCGGTGCGGATGGGGGAAATTCCTGGGTGCGACAACAGGCCGGTATCGTTGCACCGCCCACACTTTATAACCAGCATGGTGTCGTTGCGAACTTCGCAGTCGAAAAATTACATCGAGCCACGGCTTTTCAATGGTTTCAGCCGGACGGCATTCTCGCCTTGCTGCCATTGCCGCAGCAGATGGTTTCAATGGTGTGGTCGGTAAGCCCGGAGAAATCACAGATCTTGCTGCAACTGTCGCATGAAGAGTTGTGTGCACAAGTTGCTGCTGCCTCGCACCATACCCTGGGTGCATTGCAACTAGTCACCTCTCCCGCCGCTTTCCCGTTGCGTTTGTTGAACCTGCCACAAATCATTAAGCCACGTCTGGCGCTGGTGGGTGATGCCGCGCACAATATACATCCTCTTGCCGGGCAGGGCGTCAACTTGGGCTTCCGCGATGCTCGCCAGCTGGCGCAAGTGTTGCTACAACGTGGCGCACAACAGGATTGCGGTAATATACACTTGTTACGTCGTTATGAACGTGCGCGTAAGGAAGATGTCCTGTCCATGGTGCTCACGACTGATGTGCTAAAAAAATTGTTCAATAACAGTAATCCGCTGCTGCGCGCCGTGCGCAACGCTGGTCTTGCGGCTACCAACCGTATTGCACCGCTGAAAAAAATGCTGGCGCGCCACGCACTCAATTAA
- the purD gene encoding phosphoribosylamine--glycine ligase has product MKILVIGSGGREHALAWRLAQATKVQKVYVAPGNAGTALENGVENIAITAIPDLIAFAQHEQIHLTVVGPEAPLAMGIVDDFRAAGLKIFGPTKTAAQLESSKDFAKNFMVRHHIPTAFYQTFSEIADACAYVEKQGAPIVIKADGLAAGKGVVVAMTVREAHEAITMMLSDNKLGDAGARVIIEEFLVGEEASFIVMVDGKNVLPLATSQDHKRLLDGDHGPNTGGMGAYSPAPVITPKLHSRVLREVILPVVQGMEKEGITYTGFLYAGLMIDPQNNYKVLEFNCRMGDPETQPIMLRLKSDLLVLLEHAVNGTLNKAEAEWDRRAALGVVLAAANYPDTPRKGDVITGLPNAQEDAHVFHAGTIMQNDKVVTSGGRVLCVTTLGDSVKIAQRRAYKVAENIHFEGCQMRHDIGYRATMPRK; this is encoded by the coding sequence ATGAAAATTCTGGTTATTGGGAGCGGTGGTCGAGAACATGCCTTGGCATGGCGTCTGGCGCAAGCCACCAAGGTGCAGAAGGTGTATGTCGCGCCAGGCAATGCCGGTACCGCGCTTGAAAACGGCGTGGAAAATATTGCCATCACAGCTATTCCCGATCTCATCGCATTCGCACAACACGAGCAAATTCACCTTACTGTAGTCGGCCCGGAAGCACCGTTGGCAATGGGCATTGTGGATGATTTTCGTGCCGCTGGTCTGAAAATTTTCGGCCCTACCAAAACAGCGGCACAACTGGAAAGCTCCAAAGATTTTGCCAAAAATTTCATGGTGCGCCACCATATTCCCACTGCGTTTTACCAAACCTTCAGTGAGATAGCGGATGCGTGTGCTTACGTGGAAAAACAGGGGGCGCCCATTGTAATCAAGGCTGATGGTTTAGCTGCTGGCAAGGGCGTGGTCGTAGCAATGACAGTGCGGGAAGCCCATGAAGCCATCACTATGATGTTATCGGACAACAAATTGGGTGATGCCGGCGCGCGCGTGATAATCGAAGAATTTCTGGTTGGCGAAGAAGCCAGTTTCATCGTCATGGTGGATGGCAAGAATGTGCTGCCATTGGCGACCAGCCAGGATCATAAACGCCTACTGGATGGCGATCATGGCCCCAACACTGGCGGCATGGGTGCATATTCTCCTGCACCAGTGATAACACCAAAACTACATTCGCGCGTGTTACGCGAGGTGATACTGCCAGTGGTGCAAGGCATGGAAAAAGAAGGGATCACTTACACCGGTTTTCTATATGCCGGTCTGATGATAGATCCTCAAAATAATTACAAGGTGCTAGAGTTTAATTGCCGCATGGGTGATCCAGAAACCCAGCCGATCATGTTGCGCCTGAAGAGTGATCTGCTGGTGCTACTGGAGCATGCAGTCAACGGCACCTTGAATAAGGCGGAGGCGGAATGGGACAGACGCGCTGCGCTCGGTGTGGTACTGGCCGCCGCCAACTATCCTGACACGCCGCGAAAAGGCGATGTTATTACCGGCCTGCCCAACGCACAGGAAGATGCACATGTATTTCATGCAGGCACCATCATGCAGAATGACAAAGTAGTCACCAGCGGTGGACGTGTGTTATGCGTTACTACGTTGGGCGATAGCGTGAAAATTGCGCAGCGCCGTGCTTATAAAGTTGCCGAGAATATTCATTTCGAGGGCTGTCAAATGCGCCACGATATTGGCTATCGCGCTACCATGCCCAGGAAATAA
- the dusB gene encoding tRNA dihydrouridine synthase DusB translates to MRIGPYHLKNNLIVAPMAGVTDRPFRMLCKSMGAGMAVSEMVSSNSLLYGSEKTKRRANHDGEVDPISVQIVGADPKMLARAAQYNMDEGAQIIDINMGCPAKKICNVMAGSALLQDEALVARILEAVVGAVAVPVTLKIRTGWDKQNRNAIRIAQIAEASGIQALAIHGRTRACAYTGDAEYDTITAVKANVSIPIIANGDITTPEKARYVLQQTGADAVMIGRAAQGRPWLFREIEHFIKTGTHLPAPQVDEVHRVLLKHVYELYAFYGEHTGLRVARKHISWYTKGLIGSAHFRHHMNQLESSAEQLMAVNDFFDGQLQGGERLQYVEELAA, encoded by the coding sequence ATGCGCATCGGCCCCTATCACCTCAAGAACAACCTGATCGTTGCCCCCATGGCAGGCGTAACCGATCGCCCATTTCGCATGTTGTGCAAAAGTATGGGCGCAGGCATGGCGGTGAGCGAGATGGTGTCTTCCAATTCTCTGCTCTACGGCTCTGAAAAAACCAAGCGGCGTGCCAATCACGACGGTGAAGTCGATCCCATCTCGGTGCAGATTGTCGGTGCCGATCCCAAAATGCTGGCGCGGGCCGCACAATATAATATGGATGAAGGCGCACAGATCATCGACATAAACATGGGTTGTCCCGCGAAAAAAATTTGCAACGTGATGGCCGGTTCCGCGCTGTTACAAGATGAAGCGCTGGTAGCGCGAATATTAGAGGCAGTCGTAGGCGCGGTGGCCGTGCCGGTGACGCTTAAAATACGTACCGGCTGGGATAAGCAAAACCGTAATGCAATTCGTATCGCCCAAATCGCCGAAGCGAGCGGCATTCAGGCACTCGCCATTCACGGCCGGACTCGTGCTTGCGCTTACACCGGCGATGCGGAATATGACACCATCACCGCAGTAAAGGCCAACGTCAGCATCCCAATTATCGCTAACGGCGATATCACCACCCCGGAAAAAGCTCGCTACGTTTTACAGCAGACTGGCGCAGATGCCGTGATGATCGGGCGCGCCGCACAAGGGCGTCCGTGGCTGTTTCGTGAGATCGAGCATTTCATCAAGACCGGCACACATCTACCCGCACCGCAAGTGGACGAAGTACACCGCGTGCTGCTGAAGCATGTATATGAACTTTATGCGTTCTATGGTGAACACACGGGTTTGCGCGTAGCGCGCAAACATATCTCCTGGTACACAAAGGGACTGATTGGTTCTGCACATTTTCGCCATCATATGAACCAACTGGAAAGCAGCGCAGAACAATTAATGGCGGTAAATGATTTTTTTGATGGGCAATTACAGGGCGGCGAGCGCCTACAGTACGTTGAGGAGCTGGCTGCATGA
- the purH gene encoding bifunctional phosphoribosylaminoimidazolecarboxamide formyltransferase/IMP cyclohydrolase → MAAIKQALISVSDKTGVLEFAQGLHQLGVTILSTGGTAKILADNGISVTEIANYTGFPEMLDGRVKTLQPKVHAGILARQDLPEHIATLEKYSIPTIDLVVVNLYPFGATVAKPDCTLADAIENIDIGGPTMVRAAAKNHQHVAIVTDSKDYSTILTEMHANGGAVSNATRFELAKKAFSHTAAYDSAISNYLTTIHTDGTHSKYPTQINFNFTKVQDMRYGENPHQNAAFYRDLNAIPGGIANYTQLQGKELSYNNIGDADAAWECVKTFEQPACVIVKHANPCGVAIADAPLNAYQFAYTTDPTSAFGGIIAFNRELDADTATTIMANQFVEVIIAPSVTEAAQQILAAKQNVRLLTVPLSKSHNQYDFKRVNGGLLVQSPDTLDVQAEQLRVVTKAQPSAEQLQDLLFAWRVAKYVKSNAIVFCKNGRTLGVGAGQMSRVDSTRIATIKAKNATCSLVDSVVASDAFFPFRDGVDVLAEAGARAVIQPGGSMRDEEVIAAADEHGLVMVFTGYRHFRH, encoded by the coding sequence ATGGCAGCAATCAAACAAGCCCTCATCAGTGTGTCGGACAAAACCGGCGTGCTGGAATTCGCCCAGGGTTTGCATCAACTAGGCGTTACCATCCTGTCCACTGGCGGCACGGCCAAAATACTCGCCGACAACGGCATTTCAGTCACGGAAATAGCCAATTACACTGGCTTCCCCGAGATGCTGGATGGACGCGTGAAAACATTACAACCGAAAGTCCATGCCGGCATTCTGGCGCGACAAGATCTGCCGGAACATATCGCCACACTGGAGAAGTACAGCATTCCGACCATTGATCTAGTCGTGGTGAATTTATATCCGTTCGGCGCTACCGTTGCCAAACCCGATTGCACGCTGGCCGATGCCATCGAAAACATCGACATTGGCGGACCTACCATGGTGCGCGCCGCAGCGAAGAATCATCAACATGTAGCCATCGTCACCGACTCAAAAGACTACAGCACCATTCTGACCGAAATGCATGCTAATGGGGGTGCGGTTTCCAATGCCACGCGTTTCGAGCTGGCGAAAAAAGCTTTTTCGCACACTGCCGCATATGACAGCGCAATTAGCAATTACCTGACTACCATTCATACCGACGGCACACACAGCAAGTACCCGACACAAATCAACTTCAACTTCACCAAAGTGCAGGACATGCGCTACGGCGAAAATCCACATCAAAATGCAGCCTTCTACCGTGATCTGAATGCAATACCAGGTGGTATTGCCAATTACACTCAATTGCAGGGCAAGGAACTGTCCTATAACAACATTGGCGATGCCGATGCGGCGTGGGAATGCGTCAAGACATTTGAGCAACCCGCCTGCGTCATCGTCAAGCACGCCAATCCGTGCGGCGTGGCGATTGCCGATGCACCACTCAATGCCTACCAGTTCGCTTATACAACGGATCCCACCTCCGCATTTGGTGGCATCATCGCTTTTAATCGCGAGCTGGATGCAGATACCGCAACCACTATTATGGCCAATCAATTTGTTGAAGTGATTATTGCGCCTTCAGTGACCGAAGCAGCACAACAGATCCTGGCCGCAAAACAAAATGTGCGTCTGCTCACCGTGCCACTGTCCAAGTCGCATAACCAATATGATTTTAAGCGAGTGAATGGCGGCTTACTGGTGCAATCGCCTGATACTTTAGACGTACAAGCCGAGCAGTTGCGCGTGGTTACCAAAGCACAACCGAGCGCTGAACAGTTACAGGACCTACTGTTCGCCTGGCGCGTGGCGAAGTATGTAAAATCAAATGCCATCGTGTTCTGCAAAAATGGACGCACGCTAGGCGTAGGCGCCGGACAGATGAGCCGGGTAGATAGCACTCGTATCGCCACAATTAAAGCAAAAAATGCGACTTGCAGCCTGGTTGATTCAGTCGTCGCGTCAGACGCCTTCTTCCCGTTCCGTGATGGCGTAGACGTGCTGGCAGAAGCGGGGGCGAGAGCAGTCATCCAGCCCGGTGGCAGCATGCGCGATGAAGAAGTTATTGCAGCAGCGGATGAACATGGGCTGGTGATGGTATTTACGGGTTATCGACATTTTAGACATTAA
- a CDS encoding chaperone modulator CbpM, whose product MKIELTEVLWIDQYQELSLADLAKLSGLSETELSELVDCDAIVPVNTNSAEWIFDAGCLVMAKTACRLRNDFELDTQGLSVALTLITQIHDLETQLHDLRAQLSGRIF is encoded by the coding sequence ATGAAAATTGAACTCACCGAAGTACTCTGGATAGATCAATATCAAGAGTTGTCGCTAGCAGATCTCGCCAAGCTGTCGGGTTTGTCAGAGACGGAACTTAGCGAACTGGTAGATTGCGATGCCATTGTGCCGGTCAATACGAATTCGGCAGAATGGATCTTTGATGCAGGCTGTCTTGTTATGGCTAAAACCGCATGTCGCTTACGCAACGATTTCGAGCTTGATACACAGGGACTGTCTGTGGCGCTGACTCTCATCACTCAAATTCATGATCTCGAAACGCAATTACATGACCTCCGCGCGCAGCTGTCAGGACGGATTTTTTAG
- a CDS encoding DsbC family protein: MIKLFLVLLASFSFSYAHADAAKVKDILQNNYPQLGKIDKANKANILGLYEVVAQGQLFYTDEKAQYLISGSIIDLKTMRNLTEERSRKLFAIDFNSLPFDLAVKKIKGNGQRKMAYFSDPNCSFCQKLESELKNVDNVTLYLFMLSIFPGSDKKVQGVWCSKDQVKAWDNLMLNHIQPPAGTCDVPIAKLMDISQKLNINGTPALIFADGVLVPGFRPAAELEKSLNSTVSR, encoded by the coding sequence ATGATTAAATTGTTTCTGGTACTGCTTGCCTCGTTTTCCTTTTCTTATGCTCATGCCGATGCAGCCAAGGTCAAAGACATTCTGCAAAATAATTATCCACAGCTTGGCAAGATTGATAAAGCCAACAAGGCCAATATTCTGGGCCTGTACGAAGTGGTGGCGCAAGGCCAGCTATTTTATACCGATGAGAAAGCACAGTATCTCATTAGCGGCAGCATCATTGACCTGAAGACCATGCGTAACCTGACGGAGGAGCGCTCACGAAAACTATTCGCTATAGATTTCAACAGCCTTCCATTCGATCTTGCAGTAAAAAAAATTAAAGGCAATGGTCAGCGGAAGATGGCTTATTTTAGCGATCCGAATTGTAGCTTCTGTCAAAAACTGGAAAGTGAATTGAAAAATGTGGATAACGTCACACTTTATTTATTCATGCTATCCATATTCCCTGGCTCCGACAAAAAGGTACAGGGTGTTTGGTGCAGTAAGGATCAAGTCAAAGCGTGGGATAATCTGATGCTGAATCACATACAACCGCCTGCGGGAACATGCGATGTCCCTATCGCGAAATTAATGGATATAAGTCAAAAATTAAATATAAATGGTACCCCGGCGTTGATCTTTGCGGATGGTGTTCTGGTTCCCGGATTCAGACCTGCCGCAGAATTGGAAAAATCATTGAATAGCACCGTGAGTCGCTGA
- a CDS encoding DnaJ C-terminal domain-containing protein — MKYKDYYSILGLERTATTEEIKKAYRKLARKYHPDVSKETNAEEKFKEVSEAYETLKDSEKRAAYDQLGNHQSGQDFRPPPDWGKQYSGPPFSFDDIDLSDLFAGLTGGRPNSNQRGSNIPVPGQDYEVTAHITLEDAYQGTIVNLNINVPEYDENGHLHRVSRAFKTRIPKGVVDGQRLRLPGKGGKGFNGGHNGDLYLNIALHPHSLFRVSGHDLYLDLPVTPWEAVLGAAVEVPTLAGPVRLKVPPGTHAGQKLRLPKRGLPKPHDGEGDLFAIVQIIVPTVLSERERAIFKELADISTFNPRGHFEQETSHEN; from the coding sequence ATGAAATATAAAGACTATTACAGCATTCTTGGCCTCGAACGAACTGCCACTACAGAGGAGATTAAGAAGGCTTACCGCAAACTCGCGCGCAAATATCATCCAGACGTTTCCAAGGAAACTAACGCTGAGGAAAAATTCAAGGAAGTTTCCGAGGCTTATGAAACTCTCAAGGACTCGGAAAAGCGTGCCGCTTACGATCAGCTGGGTAATCATCAATCGGGACAGGATTTTCGGCCACCCCCGGATTGGGGGAAACAGTATAGTGGCCCGCCCTTTTCATTTGACGATATCGATTTATCTGATCTCTTTGCAGGGCTTACAGGGGGTAGACCCAATTCAAATCAGCGAGGCAGCAATATTCCGGTGCCAGGACAGGATTATGAGGTTACGGCCCACATTACTTTAGAGGATGCCTATCAGGGCACGATAGTGAATCTGAATATTAACGTTCCCGAATATGATGAAAATGGCCACCTGCATCGCGTGTCGCGAGCATTCAAAACACGGATTCCCAAAGGGGTTGTGGATGGGCAAAGGCTTCGTCTGCCGGGCAAGGGCGGTAAGGGTTTCAACGGCGGACACAATGGTGATTTGTATCTCAATATCGCGCTGCACCCGCATTCTCTATTCCGCGTCAGTGGTCATGATCTTTACCTGGATTTGCCTGTGACACCATGGGAAGCCGTACTTGGCGCCGCCGTGGAAGTCCCAACACTGGCCGGCCCCGTTCGCCTAAAAGTACCGCCGGGTACGCATGCCGGTCAAAAACTACGGCTCCCCAAACGGGGATTACCCAAGCCGCACGATGGCGAAGGCGATCTGTTCGCAATCGTACAAATCATAGTGCCTACCGTACTAAGCGAGCGAGAGCGGGCGATCTTTAAAGAGTTAGCGGATATCTCAACGTTCAATCCACGCGGACATTTTGAACAGGAGACAAGTCATGAAAATTGA
- the prmC gene encoding peptide chain release factor N(5)-glutamine methyltransferase, translating to MRRTIQEALLQDAARLTEVLAISPSSARIEIQCLLQQVLNVPRVWLLAHSEHYPDEAEQTHYHELLQRRLRGEPVAYLLGEREFFGLMLKVTSATLIPRPETELLVELALSRIPQQSFCRVLDLGTGSGAIALALAHARPDVEVLGCDASNTALAVAHANAQQLAIANAAFIHSDWFKAFTAQKFNIIVSNPPYIAAGDPHLARGDVRFEPISALVSGGDGLHDIRHLAAHAPGHLESGGWLLLEHGYDQAVQVRELLQQAGFDLVFSACDLVGIERVSGGRIV from the coding sequence TTGCGGCGGACCATACAAGAAGCTCTGCTTCAGGATGCAGCACGTTTGACCGAGGTACTTGCGATATCCCCCAGCAGCGCACGCATCGAAATACAGTGTTTGTTGCAACAAGTGTTAAATGTCCCGCGCGTTTGGTTGCTGGCGCATTCCGAGCACTATCCGGACGAAGCCGAGCAAACGCATTACCATGAATTGTTGCAGCGCCGCCTCCGAGGAGAGCCTGTTGCCTATCTGCTCGGTGAACGCGAATTTTTCGGTTTAATGCTCAAGGTGACGTCCGCTACGCTTATTCCCCGTCCAGAAACAGAATTACTGGTTGAACTGGCCTTGTCGCGTATCCCGCAACAGAGTTTTTGTCGTGTGCTCGACCTGGGTACGGGCAGTGGTGCAATTGCTCTGGCGCTCGCCCATGCGCGCCCAGATGTTGAGGTGCTGGGCTGTGATGCTTCCAATACGGCATTGGCGGTTGCACACGCAAACGCACAGCAACTGGCCATCGCCAATGCAGCTTTCATACACAGTGACTGGTTCAAGGCATTCACGGCACAAAAATTCAATATCATTGTATCCAATCCGCCCTACATTGCGGCTGGTGACCCCCATCTGGCGCGGGGTGATGTGCGCTTTGAGCCAATATCCGCGCTTGTATCCGGCGGCGATGGTCTGCACGATATCCGTCATCTGGCGGCTCACGCTCCAGGCCATCTTGAATCCGGTGGCTGGTTGCTTCTTGAGCATGGCTACGACCAAGCCGTACAGGTTCGTGAACTACTGCAGCAGGCGGGGTTTGATTTAGTGTTTTCGGCTTGTGATCTGGTCGGGATAGAGCGGGTCAGCGGTGGACGCATCGTTTGA
- a CDS encoding cytochrome B6 → MRYIMLRYFKQFLGILVTTHSIFNVSYADEPAKTTSSYAPVVIKESFPDLLARMKAEKSEVMNRQMDLLNKRYDLSDRSPNRITMSRGKLVQEGVRVKLPKGMGWENLAAMSPEEIREKDLFPAGFFPLPHPNHPEGGMVFPKLLIDEIKQQEARDLTRFDLDFDLPDRFLPEFPAPIYLTTRPDLGDVSQGKLVTMDNYYELFNGILNPKQIEGLRLLLTAFPQQQFNQTEDRRSIRPSRGVACFDCHANGHTIAPTHLAGDVRPQEFRHRIDTPSLRGVNIQRLFGSQRALKSIEDFTEFEQRAAYFDGDPVTATKKGVNVLERGSQVHSMAEFQELLDFPPAPKLGINGKLNPNKATESEMRGQTLFFGKANCASCHSGPYYTDNLMHNLKVERFYKPRMINGRMASADGPIKTFPLRGIKDSPPYLHDGRLLTLEDTVEFFNLVLETKLSASEKTDLVAFLRAL, encoded by the coding sequence ATGAGATATATAATGTTACGTTACTTTAAGCAGTTTTTGGGAATCCTCGTTACCACACACTCGATCTTCAATGTTAGCTACGCTGACGAACCAGCAAAAACGACTTCGAGCTATGCTCCCGTTGTCATTAAAGAGAGCTTTCCTGACCTGCTGGCTCGGATGAAAGCCGAAAAGTCTGAGGTGATGAATCGACAGATGGATTTGCTAAATAAACGCTACGACTTGAGCGACCGCTCTCCTAACCGTATCACAATGTCCCGTGGTAAGTTAGTTCAGGAAGGAGTACGGGTCAAACTGCCGAAGGGAATGGGCTGGGAGAACCTCGCGGCAATGAGTCCCGAAGAAATTCGTGAGAAAGATCTATTTCCGGCGGGTTTCTTTCCGCTTCCTCATCCCAATCACCCAGAAGGGGGCATGGTTTTCCCCAAGCTTCTAATCGACGAAATCAAGCAGCAAGAGGCGCGCGATCTCACCCGTTTCGATTTAGATTTTGATCTGCCAGACCGTTTTTTACCCGAATTCCCTGCCCCCATATACTTGACTACACGGCCAGACCTGGGGGACGTCTCGCAGGGCAAGCTAGTCACTATGGATAATTATTATGAATTATTCAACGGAATATTAAATCCCAAACAAATTGAAGGTTTAAGGTTGTTACTAACCGCTTTCCCACAGCAACAATTTAACCAGACGGAAGATCGACGTTCCATTCGTCCGAGCCGTGGGGTTGCCTGCTTCGATTGTCATGCCAATGGACATACCATTGCTCCAACCCACTTGGCGGGAGATGTTCGTCCTCAGGAATTCCGTCATCGTATTGATACACCATCCCTGCGTGGCGTGAACATCCAGCGGTTATTCGGCTCACAACGTGCGCTTAAATCTATAGAAGACTTCACCGAGTTCGAGCAGCGCGCGGCTTATTTCGATGGTGATCCGGTAACCGCAACGAAAAAGGGCGTTAACGTTCTCGAACGTGGCAGTCAGGTTCATTCCATGGCGGAATTTCAGGAGCTTCTGGATTTTCCGCCTGCTCCGAAACTAGGGATTAACGGCAAGCTGAATCCAAATAAAGCCACCGAATCAGAAATGCGTGGACAGACACTATTTTTCGGCAAAGCTAATTGTGCCAGTTGCCATTCAGGGCCCTACTATACTGACAATCTCATGCATAACTTGAAAGTAGAACGTTTCTACAAGCCACGCATGATAAATGGCCGCATGGCCAGTGCCGATGGTCCGATTAAAACCTTTCCGTTACGCGGTATTAAGGATTCCCCGCCCTATTTACATGATGGACGGCTACTCACATTGGAAGATACTGTCGAGTTTTTCAATCTAGTGCTGGAGACCAAATTATCGGCTTCAGAAAAAACAGATTTGGTGGCATTTTTACGTGCGCTTTAA